One region of Microbacterium rhizosphaerae genomic DNA includes:
- the trxA gene encoding thioredoxin, producing MTAKATTSATWEQDVLNADGPVLVDFWAAWCGPCRMVSPILDEIQSENSDKITILKLNVDENPDLAMKYQITSIPAMKVFQGGEVKTTIIGAKPKFALEQDLAAFLG from the coding sequence ATGACTGCGAAGGCCACGACTTCCGCGACCTGGGAGCAGGACGTGCTCAACGCGGACGGGCCCGTGCTCGTCGACTTCTGGGCGGCCTGGTGCGGCCCGTGTCGCATGGTTTCGCCGATCCTGGATGAGATCCAGTCGGAGAACAGCGACAAGATCACGATCCTCAAGCTCAACGTCGACGAGAACCCTGACCTCGCGATGAAGTACCAGATCACCTCGATCCCTGCGATGAAGGTCTTCCAGGGTGGAGAGGTCAAGACGACGATCATCGGCGCGAAGCCGAAGTTCGCCCTCGAGCAGGACCTGGCCGCTTTCCTCGGCTGA
- a CDS encoding RNA polymerase sigma factor, translating to MPDPRSKDSAVADVEAVWREESARIVASLARYTGDVVWAEDLAQDAFVEALDAWPADGIPSSPGGWLLTVGRRRAMDAWRRGERLARRQELLANDLRDAERDPVADIGDPDRIDDDTLRLVFVCCHPVLPAASRLALTLRVVAGLTTEQIARMMLLTTASVQQRIVRAKRDLRTADVPFEVPDRAGRPARLDSVLQVLHLMFTEGYAPSVGDEAVRADVATDAVRVARLLTALAPQSADTWALLALMELQSSRFAARRDTAGELVTMDAQDRTLWDVTAIARGRECLARSLALNADPGVYALQALIAQEHAVAGSTDKTDWSRIAALYAALDAVQPSAVVRLNRAVAVAMSGAVREALSLVDELERSGALASYRPLQAVKADLLARSGERDAAARTFRAAAELPGNAAEAAHLRRRAAELAQMP from the coding sequence GTGCCCGATCCACGCTCGAAAGACTCCGCCGTCGCCGACGTCGAGGCAGTCTGGCGCGAGGAGTCCGCGCGCATCGTGGCCTCTCTCGCCCGGTACACCGGCGACGTCGTGTGGGCAGAAGACCTGGCGCAGGATGCGTTCGTGGAAGCGCTGGACGCGTGGCCGGCTGACGGCATCCCGTCATCTCCCGGCGGGTGGCTCCTCACGGTGGGCCGGCGGCGGGCGATGGATGCGTGGCGCCGCGGCGAGCGGCTCGCCCGGCGCCAGGAGCTCTTGGCCAACGATCTGCGCGACGCGGAACGGGATCCCGTCGCCGACATCGGCGACCCCGACCGCATCGACGACGACACGCTGCGGCTCGTCTTCGTGTGCTGTCATCCGGTGCTGCCGGCCGCATCCCGACTCGCCCTCACGCTGCGGGTCGTCGCCGGCCTGACGACGGAGCAGATCGCGCGGATGATGCTGCTCACCACGGCCTCGGTTCAGCAGCGGATCGTCCGGGCGAAGCGTGACCTGCGCACGGCCGACGTCCCGTTCGAGGTGCCGGATCGCGCGGGTCGCCCGGCTCGGCTCGACAGCGTCCTCCAGGTGCTCCACCTCATGTTCACGGAGGGCTACGCGCCGAGCGTCGGCGACGAGGCCGTACGTGCCGACGTCGCCACAGATGCCGTCCGCGTCGCGCGCCTGCTCACGGCTCTTGCGCCGCAGAGCGCCGACACCTGGGCGCTGCTCGCTCTGATGGAGCTGCAGTCCTCGCGCTTCGCTGCCCGCCGTGACACGGCGGGGGAGCTGGTGACGATGGATGCGCAGGACCGCACGCTGTGGGACGTCACTGCCATCGCGCGCGGCCGTGAGTGCCTGGCGAGGTCGCTGGCTCTGAACGCCGACCCTGGTGTCTACGCGCTGCAGGCTCTCATCGCTCAGGAGCATGCCGTCGCAGGCTCGACCGACAAGACGGACTGGTCGCGCATTGCGGCCCTGTATGCCGCATTGGATGCCGTGCAGCCGTCCGCCGTCGTGCGCCTGAACCGCGCCGTTGCCGTCGCGATGTCGGGAGCGGTCAGGGAGGCGCTCTCACTCGTGGATGAGCTCGAGCGCTCGGGCGCGCTCGCGAGCTATCGGCCGCTGCAGGCGGTCAAGGCGGACCTGCTCGCCCGGTCGGGGGAGAGGGATGCCGCGGCCCGCACTTTCCGGGCTGCGGCGGAGCTCCCGGGCAATGCGGCCGAGGCCGCGCACCTGCGTCGCCGAGCCGCGGAGCTCGCTCAGATGCCGTAG
- a CDS encoding tryptophan synthase subunit alpha translates to MNESEATPTRRASLELLRAEASDELSVLVEERLRAGEDPWEFMSDLPTVDELVVFTLRAENIEADGGQLPNASRHYRVLRQIALDYPPLTRAVWRLLGDSGSHRRWDAVVRDAS, encoded by the coding sequence ATGAACGAGTCGGAGGCGACACCCACGCGCAGAGCCAGCCTCGAGCTGCTGCGTGCAGAGGCGTCCGACGAGCTCTCGGTGCTCGTCGAGGAGCGGCTGCGCGCAGGCGAGGATCCCTGGGAGTTCATGAGCGACCTACCGACGGTCGACGAGCTCGTCGTCTTCACGCTGCGCGCCGAGAACATCGAGGCCGACGGAGGCCAGCTGCCCAACGCCTCTCGGCACTACCGGGTTCTGCGGCAGATCGCGCTGGACTATCCGCCGCTCACGCGTGCGGTGTGGCGGCTTCTCGGCGACTCCGGCTCCCACCGCCGATGGGACGCCGTCGTCCGCGACGCATCCTGA